Proteins encoded by one window of Xylocopa sonorina isolate GNS202 chromosome 16, iyXylSono1_principal, whole genome shotgun sequence:
- the LOC143431096 gene encoding terpene synthase-like — MQITRGQGIELYWKDNYTCPTETEFKVMAVQKCGIVGMIARLMLLFSDYKKDITILTGLLTLYFQIRNDYYDFFVEELKIGMKFLENTSTRFLQKSYAESKGYGDLTEGYFNFLIVHAIQTGPAGEEIMNIIKRKTKSIELKRYCISLLKKYGTYAYTRSVLEELDKKIREEVEQLGGNPLFDKLLDELHNYLLV; from the exons ATGCAGATTACCAGAGGCCAGGGTATAGAACTTTATTGGAAGGACAATTATACTTGTCCAACCGAGACAGAGTTTAAAGTGATGGCAGTACAGA AATGCGGTATTGTTGGTATGATCGCAAGACTGATGCTACTATTCTCTGACTATAAAAAGGATATTACAATCTTGACTGGATTGTTAACGTTGTACTTTCAGATTCGTAACGATTACTATGATTTTTTTGTAGAGGAG TTAAAAATAggaatgaaattt CTAGAGAATACATCTACGCGATTTTTACAAAAATCT TATGCAGAAAGTAAAGGTTACGGTGACCTTACCGAAGGATATTTCAACTTTCTCATTGTACACGCCATTCAAACAGGTCCCGCAGGCGAAGAGATAATGA ATATTATTAAAAGAAAAACTAAAAGCATCGAGCTGAAGCGGTACTGTATTAGCTTATTGAAAAAGTATGGAACATACGCTTATACAAGAAGTGTACTCGAagaattggataaaaaaataaggGAAGAAGTTGAACAGTTAGGTGGAAATCCTTTGTTCGATAAGCTGTTAGACGAACTACACA ATTATTTGTTGGTATAA